A genome region from Deinococcus sp. KNUC1210 includes the following:
- the ddrC gene encoding DNA damage response protein DdrC, translating into MKITPQSIRIGTRSLPAQGGFLHAQSALDLLGLPFPADWEGFARTHTLTAPTRDFGCGLEATLSLPEFVRLGFAAQTPQARRWQKSAHTLIARMLAGDVRLSAQIAEANPDPQAQRWLHARLENQNARKALMSTVARHGGSELVYGQLGSISNRSVLGTDSATLRRERGVKSTRDGLNTEELLRLSYLESATARAIEERGVHGNEAILGVHRQLAERERQTWGLQHPASRAGLSPSQAG; encoded by the coding sequence ATGAAGATCACCCCCCAGAGCATTCGCATCGGCACCCGTTCGCTGCCTGCCCAGGGCGGGTTTCTGCATGCCCAGAGCGCCCTCGATCTGCTGGGCCTGCCGTTTCCTGCCGACTGGGAAGGCTTCGCCCGCACCCACACCCTGACTGCACCCACCCGCGACTTTGGCTGTGGCCTGGAAGCCACGCTGTCGCTGCCCGAATTCGTGCGCCTGGGCTTTGCTGCCCAGACCCCGCAGGCCCGCCGCTGGCAGAAATCGGCCCACACGCTGATCGCCCGCATGCTGGCCGGAGACGTGCGCCTGAGCGCCCAGATCGCGGAGGCCAACCCCGACCCGCAGGCGCAGCGCTGGCTGCACGCCCGCCTCGAAAACCAGAATGCCCGCAAGGCGCTGATGAGCACCGTGGCGCGGCACGGCGGCAGCGAACTGGTCTACGGTCAGCTCGGCAGCATCAGCAACCGCAGCGTGCTGGGCACCGACAGCGCCACACTGCGGCGGGAACGCGGCGTCAAATCGACCCGCGACGGCCTGAATACCGAGGAACTGCTGAGGCTCAGCTATCTGGAGAGCGCCACCGCCCGCGCCATCGAGGAGCGCGGCGTTCATGGCAACGAGGCGATCCTGGGTGTGCACCGACAGCTCGCCGAGCGCGAGCGGCAGACCTGGGGCCTTCAGCACCCCGCCAGCCGCGCCGGGCTGTCTCCGTCTCAGGCAGGTTGA